One Malaclemys terrapin pileata isolate rMalTer1 chromosome 9, rMalTer1.hap1, whole genome shotgun sequence DNA window includes the following coding sequences:
- the HEPH gene encoding hephaestin codes for MESCWQLLPQSLFFLHLLLLPIFAEGATRVYYLGICEVEWNYAPTGKNIITGRSIKDDPEASTFLQSGKDRVGSTYKKSVYKQYSDSTYTREIPKPAWLGFLGPIIRAEVGDTITVHLKNFANRPHTVHPHGVFYKKDSEGSLYPDVSSQDHKKDDAVPPGGNHTYTWTVPEDHSPVADDPTCLTWVYHSHTDAPKDIASGLIGPLLTCKEGALTGTSQRRHDVDLDFFLMFSVIDENLSWHLDENIALFCTDPESVDKEDEEFQVSNRMHAINGYVYGNLPEMTMCAGDHVAWHLFGMGSETDVHTAFFHGQTLTIRGHRSDVASLFPATFVTADMIPSSTGRWLLSCQVNNHLQAGMEAVYEVRQCSQKTPESSMNGTVRKYYIAAKEVQWNYGPSGLDQSTGKSLQEPGSSSEQFFKHSARRIGGTYWKAKYVEYTDSTFRVEKQRSEEETHLGILGPVIKAEVGDTVLVTFANKASWPFSIQPHGVLYGKKWEGTLYHDGLSWNGASVEPLHNFTYHWTVPQHVGPTANDPPCLTWMYSSAINPIRDTSSGLVGPLVICRPGTLNTSNKQKGIDKEFYLLFSVFDENLSWYLSANIKYYLRKEEAFVTKDESFKESNRMHAINGFMFYNLPKLEVCKGDTVSWHFLGLGTDTDVHGAAFQGNTIQMNGMRRYATNLFPHTFATAVMQPDHEGTFEIYCQTNNHYQSGMKARYSVSKCGKGAPAPDPQYEGVRTHYIMAQEVEWDYSPDRSWELEHHNISGQESYGNQFLSNENGLLGSKYKKAIYREYTDGTFRIPKNRTIDEEHLGILGPFIWAEVGDVLNIVFKNNATQAYSIHAHGVLERNDGQVEAAKPGDIVTYRWDVPERSGPGPNDSVCVSWVYYSMVDPVKDMYSGLIGPLKVCRKGVLGSDGKRKGINREFALLFLVFDENQSWYLEENVKTYAHGNQSKINLQDEEFVESNKMHAINGKLYANLPGLTMHQGDWVNWYLLGMGQEIDVHTVHFHAETFTYRNGKSYRADVVDLFPGTFEMVEMMVGNPGTWLLHCHVSDHIHGGMEALYRVLPRQETVPMILKTKGEPSPEDESHKVVMFGAKMSQEQVEVMVIVLAVVGIVLFLVAGFLLGMIIHLERQRRLRRNRRSILDDGFKLMSKNNQVI; via the exons ATGGAATCTTGTTGGCAACTGCTGCCTCAGTCTCTGTTTTTCCTTCATTTGCTGCTGTTGCCCATCTTTGCTGAAGGTGCCACCAGAGTCTATTACCTGGGTATCTGTGAGGTGGAATGGAATTATGCTCCAACAGGGAAGAACATAATCACAGGCCGAAGCATTAAAGATGACCC AGAAGCCTCTACATTCCTCCAGTCTGGCAAGGACAGGGTGGGAAGCACTTACAAAAAATCTGTGTATAAGCAATACTCAGACTCCACGTATACAAGAGAGATCCCCAAACCTGCCTGGCTGGGATTTCTTGGGCCCATCATACGAGCAGAAGTGGGTGACACCATTACCGTGCACCTAAAAAACTTTGCCAACCGGCCACACACGGTCCATCCTCATGGCGTCTTCTACAAGAAGGACTCAGAAG GGTCCCTGTACCCCGATGTGTCCTCACAGGATCATAAGAAGGATGATGCTGTTCCACCAGGAGGGAATCACACATATACTTGGACTGTCCCTGAAGATCACAGCCCGGTGGCTGATGACCCAACCTGCTTGACCTGGGTCTACCACTCTCACACTGATGCACCGAAGGACATTGCTTCTGGGTTGATTGGGCCATTACTGACATGCAAAGAAG GAGCTCTGACTGGCACATCTCAAAGACGGCATGATGTGGACCTTGATTTCTTTCTCATGTTCAGCGTGATTGATGAGAATCTGAGCTGGCATCTGGATGAGAATATTGCATTATTCTGCACAGACCCAGAATCTGTTGATAAGGAAGATGAGGAGTTCCAAGTGAGCAACAGAATGCATG CTATTAATGGTTATGTGTATGGGAACCTGCCTGAGATGACAATGTGTGCTGGGGATCACGTGGCATGGCACCTCTTTGGGATGGGGAGTGAGACTGACGTTCACACAGCCTTCTTCCATGGACAGACACTCACCATCAGAGGCCACAGGTCCGACGTGGCCAGCCTCTTTCCAGCCACTTTTGTTACAGCTGACATGATCCCCAGTAGCACTGGGAGATGGCTTCTGAGCTGTCAGGTCAACAATCACCTGCAAG CTGGAATGGAAGCAGTCTATGAAGTCAGACAGTGTTCTCAGAAAACTCCGGAGTCCTCCATGAACGGGACAGTTCGGAAATACTATATAGCTGCAAAGGAAGTACAGTGGAATTATGGACCCTCAGGGCTTGACCAGAGCACAGGGAAAAGTCTGCAGGAGCCAGGCAG CTCTTCTGAGCAGTTCTTCAAGCATAGCGCCAGGCGGATTGGGGGAACCTACTGGAAGGCCAAGTATGTGGAATATACTGATTCAACGTTCCGGGTAGAAAAACAACGGTCAGAGGAAGAGACGCATCTTGGGATACTTG GTCCAGTGATAAAAGCTGAAGTGGGAGACACCGTCTTGGTGACATTTGCTAACAAAGCCTCTTGGCCCTTCAGTATCCAGCCCCATGGTGTGCTTTATGGAAAGAAGTGGGAAGGAACGTTGTACCATGATG GTCTGTCGTGGAATGGGGCTTCAGTTGAGCCTCTCCATAACTTCACATACCACTGGACTGTACCACAGCACGTTGGACCCACTGCCAATGACCCTCCTTGCCTGACCTGGATGTACTCCTCTGCGATAAATCCCATCCGAGATACCAGTTCTGGCTTAGTGGGCCCTCTGGTGATCTGCAGACCTGGGACTCTCAACACCAGCAACAAGCAG AAAGGGATCGACAAGGAATTTTACCTCCTGTTCAGTGTATTTGATGAGAACCTCAGCTGGTATTTGTCTGCAAATATAAAATACTATTTGAGAAAGGAAGAGGCTTTTGTGACAAAGGATGAAAGCTTCAAGGAGTCCAACAGGATGCACG CAATTAATGGATTTATGTTCTATAACTTGCCCAAGCTGGAAGTGTGTAAAGGGGACACTGTGTCTTGGCACTTTCTGGGTCTGGGCACTGACACAGATGTGCATGGAGCTGCATTTCAGGGAAACACTATTCAGATGAATGGGATGAGGAGATATGCAACCAATCTGTTCCCTCACACGTTTGCTACCGCCGTCATGCAGCCTGATCATGAAG GCACTTTTGAGATCTACTGTCAGACTAACAACCATTACCAGTCTGGGATGAAGGCGCGTTACTCTGTTTCAAAGTGTGGCAAAGGGGCACCTGCTCCTGATCCCCAATATGAGGGGGTGCGGACACACTACATCATGGCACAAGAGGTGGAGTGGGACTACTCACCAGATcgcagctgggagctggaacACCACAACATCTCTGGGCAGGAAAG CTATGGCAACCAATTTCTGAGCAATGAGAACGGACTCCTGGGCTCCAAGTACAAGAAGGCAATTTACAGGGAATACACTGATGGGACATTCAGAATACCCAAGAACAGGACCATCGATGAGGAGCATTTAGGGATATTGG GTCCTTTTATCTGGGCAGAAGTTGGAGATGTCCTCAACATTGTGTTTAAGAACAATGCTACACAAGCCTACTCCATTCATGCGCATGGGGTATTGGAAAGGAATGATGGACAGGTGGAAGCTGCAAAGCCTG gtgacattgtaacttACCGCTGGGATGTTCCTGAAAGATCCGGTCCAGGACCAAATGATTCTGTCTGTGTTTCTTGGGTTTACTACTCTATGGTGGATCCTGTAAAG GATATGTACAGTGGCCTGATAGGCCCCCTAAAGGTCTGCCGTAAAGGGGTGCTGGGCTCTGATGGGAAGAGGAAGGGCATCAACAGGGAGTTTGCACTCCTCTTTCTGGTTTTTGATGAAAATCAGTCATGGTACCTGGAGGAAAATGTGAAAACGTATGCACATGGGAATCAGAGCAAAATCAACCTGCAGGATGAAGAATTTGTGGAAAGCAACAAAATGCATG CCATCAATGGGAAGCTCTACGCAAACTTGCCTGGACTGACCATGCACCAAGGAGACTGGGTGAACTGGTacctgctgggaatgggccaggAGATCGATGTGCATACAGTCCATTTTCATGCCGAGACCTTCACATACAGG AACGGCAAGAGCTACAGGGCAGATGTTGTGGATCTGTTCCCTGGGACCTTCGAAATGGTGGAGATGATGGTTGGGAACCCTGGGACGTGGTTGCTTCATTGCCATGTATCAGATCATATTCATGGTGGCATGGAGGCACTCTACAGAGTCTTACCCAGACAAG AAACAGTGCCCATGATCTTAAAGACAAAAGGAG AGCCCTCTCCTGAGGATGAATCCCATAAGGTCGTTATGTTTGGAGCCAAGATGTCTCAGGAGCAAGTGGAGGTCATGGTCATCGTTCTGGCTGTTGTAGGGATTGTGCTGTTCCTCGTTGCCGGCTTCCTGCTGGGTATGATCATCCACCTCGAGAGGCAAAGGAGGTTAAGACGCAACAGGAGGTCCATACTGGATGACGGATTCAAACTCATGTCTAAAAACAATCAAGTAATTTAG